In Miscanthus floridulus cultivar M001 chromosome 5, ASM1932011v1, whole genome shotgun sequence, one genomic interval encodes:
- the LOC136451709 gene encoding uncharacterized protein encodes MTVMERDLPGVTRELETRSLGKSVFLRNERDIWDQLRRQKGLLADAQGLLSARSAEVEDLRLRCADIQAELAMAKEQSAPLVAKIKELEEERDSFRLRAQEATASAKATAGQLGAEQSEHQATKVALAEATKAAEASRVEVSAWKGKAEGKFR; translated from the exons atgactgtcatggaaagggacttgcctggtgtcactcgg gagctcgagacccgatcccttgggaaatcggtgttcctgcgaaatgagagggatatctgggaccagctccggcgccagaagggcttgcttgccgatgcccagggactattgtcggcgcggagtgcggaagtggaggacctccgccttcgttgtgccgacattcaggcggagttggccatggctaaggagcagtccgcccctctggtggccaagatcaaggaactggaggaggagcgagactccttcaggcttcgggcccaagaagcgacggcctctgcgaaggctacagccgggcagctgggtgcggagcagagcgagcatcaggcgacaaaagtcgccctggcagaggctaccaaggcggccgaggcctctcgggtcgaggtctcagcctggaagggcaaggccgagggtaagttccgctga